CCGGCAACAAACGCGTCTATATTTTGAATCTCAACAACACGAGCGGCGCGCCGACGGTCGGGGTCTACAACAAGAACAACGGCAAACAGCTTGGGACGTTGAGCGATCCCTCGTTCGCCGTTTTGTTCGGCATTGGGAGCGACCGCGAAGGGAACGTCTTCGTCTCGAACCTCGAATCGAACAACGTCGCCAACGTGGTCGAATTTCCAAAGGGGAAGATGCCCGGGCACGCAGCTCTCCGGCGTGAGCCTCGGCCTGCCCGGCGCCCCGACGTTCGATCGCCACAACAACCTGATCATCACCGATTGGCTGGCCGAGACGATCGACGTGTTTGCACCGCCCTACAACGGATCGGCGACGACCGCACCGCTGATGGGATCCTCGATTTGGTGCAAGCTGGACCACAAGGGAAAAGAGCTCTTCTGCGGCGATGCGGATAACGGATCGATCGACGTGTACGCCTATCCCGGCAACGCCTACAAGTTCAGCTACACGTCGGAGCTCTCGCCGAGCGGACTCGTGACCGGCGTCGCGCCGGCGCCGGTGGCTCCCTACGGACCGTAACCTTCGCGACTACGGCTCGGCAATGCTGGCCGAGTTTGGGTAGCGGGTCGCCGCCAGGAACTCGCCCGGCGTCAGGCCCGCGAACTCGGCGAAATCGCGATACATGTGCGCCTGATCGTAATATCCGGTTTCGGCCGCCGCCGTGATGATGCTCTCGCTGCGCGCGAGCAGCGAGAGCGCGCGGTGAAAGCGCACGATGCGCGCGAAGCGTTTCGGGGTGACGCCGGTGCGCTCGAGAAATCGTTGTGCGAGGCGGCTTCGCGAGAGCGAGAGCCGCCGCCCGATATCGTCGACGGAGACGATGCCGCGCACGTTGCGAATCGCCGCCGCCGTCCAGGCGACGGCTGAGTCCGTTTCAGAGGCGGTGCGCCGGGCCAGCCATTGCTGCGCGGCGAGAACGGCCGCGACCGCGTTGCGCGCGGGATTCCAGGCAGCCGTCTGCGCGGCGTCGGCACAGCGCTCGCCGAGCTCGGCGGCCGAGCGGCCGATCCCGTCCCGCAGGTCGATCGTTACGTCGACCAAATCTTTGGGCGACGCGTGCAAGAGCGAGTAGACTCCGGCCGGATCGAAGCAGATGCCGAGCACGCGGCAGCGGCCTTGCGGTGCGACGACGACCGACGGCCGGGTGCGAAGCCCGTTGATGCAGACGGCCGGAAACGGATCGAGCGAGTTGGAGTCGCCGTCGCGGTGCGGCCGGTCCAACTGAACGATCAGTTCCGCGAGTCCGTCGGGGAAGACGCGTTCGCGCGCGAGCGCGAGCGTGCCGTCGAAATACCAGATCTGCTCGACGAGGCCGTGCCAGGCGCAGGCCGGCGGCGGCGACCAGCGCGCCACCGTCCACGAGCCGAGCGGCGTATCGCGGCTTTCGACCGCAATCCGGGTGAGCTCGTGCGCCGGGGGCGCCGTCATTTGCCCGACCCTTCTCCGGCACATCTGGCACAGGCCTCCGGCAGAGATGGTGCAATCAGGCTGCTGTGTGGTCTTCGATCTCCAAGGCGATTAGTGCGTTAACGGCCGGCGAGCAAGCCGAGCCGTACTACGACATCGCAGCGGAGCGGATCCAAAACGCGCTGCTTAAGATCCAAGTACCCGAGGTCGATGGGCTGGAGTTAGGGGCCCGCGCCGAGCCGGCTCGCCTGGTCGGCGGCGACTACATCGACGTCTTTCGCAGCGGCGATCACCTGCTGTTCGGCCTGGGCGACGCGTCGGGGAAATCGCTGGGCGCCGCGATCAACGCGCTGATGCTGCGCTATCTGGTGCGCGGGCTGACGCAGGCGCTGGGGCACGAACGCCTCGAGGCGATCATCGGCCACACGAACCAGGTCGTGGCCGAGGATCTCGACGACACCGACTACTTCATCACCCTGCTGCTGGGGACGATCAGCGCGACGTCGGGACGGCTGCGCATCGTCAACGCCGGGCACGAGCCGGCGCTGATCCTGCGCGCGCAGGCCCAAGAGGTCGAGGTGCTCACGATGCACGGCCTGGTTTTGGGCATCGATCGCAAGACGCCCTACTCCGTGGAAGAGTGCACCCTCGATTTCGGCGACCGCGCCGTCATCTATACCGACGGTTTAACCGAGGCGAGCAATACCCGCGGAGAGCTGTACACTCTCGAACGCCTGCGCGAGAACTTCCTCGCGCATCGCGAACTCAACGCACAGGAACTCGCCGACGAGCTTTTCGAGGCGGTCAAGACTTTTTCAAACGGGCAGATGCGCGATGACGCGACGATTTTGGTAATTTGCCGGACGCAGCCAAGCTGAAGTATTGAGCAGCGTGCGATCGGCGGGGCGAGCCCTTCCCGTGGTTGCGATGGCGATCGCGCTCTGGCCGGCGCTGCTGGGCGTGGCGGCAGATTTCAAAGTGCCGCCGACGCCCGATCATTTCGTCACCGACAGCGCCAACGCGCTCTCGAGCGACGCGCGCGGCTCGATCGAGAACGAGCTGCAAGCCTACGAACACGCCACCGGACATCAGGTGATCGTCTACATCGGCGATACGACCGGCGACGTGCCGCTCGAAACGTGGACCGGCGACAGTGCGCACCAGTGGCGCATCGGCCGGCGCGGCAAGGACGACGGCGCGATCCTCTTTCTCTTCATGAAGGATCACAAGATCCGCATCGAGGTGGGGTACGGACTAGAGAGCTCGCTGACCGATGCCGATTCGTCGCGGGTCATTAACGAGATCATCCGGCCGAAGATGCGCGCGGGCGATACGGACGGCGCGGTGAGCGCCGGCGTGGCGGCGATGCTCAAGACGATCACGCCGGCGTACGCAGCAGTGACGGCACCGCCGTCAGCAGAAGAGAGTTCGTCGCCTTGGTGGGCCGGCGGCATCGCCATCGGATTGTTCTCGATGTTCGCGGTCTTCATGGTGATCGTGATCTACATTATCGTGATGCAGATCGTCGGCAGCATCCGGTATGGATATCTGGTACTGCGTGAAGGCGCACCGGCGGCGAAGAAGCAGATGAAGAGCTGGCCGACGTGGACCAGCGGCGGCGGTGGATCTTCTTCTGGTGGAGGGAGCGATGATTTCGGCGGCGGCGGTGATTTCGATGCGGGCGGGGGAGATTTTGGTGGCGGCGGTGCCTCGGGCAGCTGGTAGAGCGCTGCTCGCGCTACTCTTTGCGCTGCCGCTGATCGCGGCATCGGCCGGCTTTACGATTCCGCCGGTGCCGGTTCATTTCGTTACGGATAACGCCGGGGCGCTCTCGAGCGCGACTCGCGCGTCGCTCGAGAGCCAGCTGCGCGCGTACGAAACCTCGACCGGGCACCAGATCATCGTCTGGATCGGGCAGAGCACGGGCGACGTGCCGCTCGAGACGTGGACCGGCGAGACGGCCGACCACTGGAAGATCGGGCGCAAAAAATACGACGACGGCGCGGTGCTCTTCATCTTCATGGCCGACCACAAGGTGCGCATCGAGGTCGGTTACGGCTTGGAGGGCAAGCTTCCCGATGCGGACGCCTACCGGATCATCCAAGACGACATCCGGCCGCGCATGCGCGCGGGCGATACCGACGGCGCCGTGCAAGCCGGCGTCGCCGTGATGCTGAACACGATCACGCCGAGCGCGGCGAACATGACGCCGCCGCCGATGGTCTCGCACCAGCATACCGGCATTGCTTTGAACTCCGATCTGTGGTTCTTTCTCGCGTTCCTCGTGTTCGTCATCATCGTGCACATCATCCGCAGTTCCTATTACGGATATCTCGTGCTGCACGAGGGGCGCGCGGCGGCCCGGGCGCAGATGCGGCGCTCGCAGCTTTTCGGCGGGGCGTTCGTCGGCGGCTTCGGCGGCGGGGGTGGATTCGGGGGCGGCGGAGGCGGTTTTTCCGCGGGCGGCGGCGGCTTCGGCGGCGGAGGCGCATCCGGCGGATGGTGATGCTCCCGCTGCTGCTGGCGGCGGTGATTACGAAATACGACGTGCTGATTTCAGCGGGACACGAAGGGCGCCCGGCGAGCTGCGCGCATTTCCCGCAGCACAAGTGTAATCTCGGCGCGGCGGGCGAGCGGGAGTGGACGCCGGTCGTGGCCGACGAAGCCACAAAGATTTTGCGGGAACGCGGCGTGAGCGTCGCGCGGCTGCCGGCCGACTTCGAGGGAACGTACAAGGTGAAGGCGGCGCTCTTCATTCATTTCGACGGATCGAATCCGCCCTGCGGGAGCCGCGCTTCGGTCGGATATCCGCCGGCGCAAGGCGATTCGGAAGCCAAAGCGTGGCGGGCGTTTTACGGCAAGTACTGGCCGTTTGGATTTCAGCCGGACGACTTCACGGCGAGTTTGCGTGAGTACTACGGGTACCGGCAGGTCGAAGCAACCGGCGGGGCGCTGGTGATCGAACTTGGGGAGATCTCTTGCCCCGTTCAGCGCGCGTGGCTTGCGCCACGATTACGGTGGTTGGGCTCCCTTCTTGCAGAGTTTGTAGATGGCGTCGCGCACAGTTCGAGAAGTTCTCTTTTGCGGCGGGGTTACGGGACGCTTCATAGGAGCCGGCTCACCAATAACAAAACTTAAAAGGGAAGGATGTCTGCTAAGTCGTTTCTCGTTTTTGCGTTCCTCGGCCTTATCGTACTGGCCGGGTGTTCTTCGTCTGGTAGTCTGCCGGTGGCTTTGACTCGCGCGCTGCCGCAGAGCGGATCTCCGAGCCAACACATTTCCCACGTCGTCGTCATCATCCAAGAGAACCGCAGCCTTGAAAACTTCTTCACCGGTTATCCTGGTGCCAACGCGCCGGCATCGGGCTGCGCGATTCCGGAGAAAAACGCGCGACCGGAGATTACCCAACGCGTCGCGCGCCGCGTCTCGGGTTTGCATTGTCCCCCCGGAGACATCTCGGTTACGCTCAAACCGATCACCTTCGACTACGTCGACTTAGGGCACGACTGGCAGTCGTCCCAAATTTCTTGGGATAAGGGGAGGATGGACGGCTTTTCGAAGTTTTGCTGCAAGCGTGGCCCGTATCCGGCGTATTCATACGTCAAGCGGTCGCTGATCAAACCGTACTGGGACATGGCGCAGCAGTACGTGCTCGCCGATGAGATGTTTCCGACGGAGTGGGGCGGGAGTTTTACCGGGCATTTGACGCTGGTTGCCGGCACCGACGAGATCGATCAATCGCCGGCTGAGTCCGAGATCGATACCCCACAAAACACACACGATTGCGATGCGCCGCCGGGCACGAAGAGTTCGTACGTGACGTCGCAAGGGAAAGTGGAGATGTTTAAGGGCCCATATCCCTGTTTCGACCAGTGGAACTCTATCGCCGACGTGCTCGATACTGCCGGGGTTTCGTGGAAGTACTACGCGACCAGAAGGCTGGACGCGGGGATCTGGGAGCCCTTCGAAGCGATGAAGTACGCACGGTACGGTCGCGATTGGGAGAACGTCATCGCTCCGCAGACGAGGATACTAAAAGATTCCCTCGGAGGGCACTTGGCATCGGTAAGCTTTGTTACGCCCAGCCTGGGCGACTCCGACCACCCGCCCATCAACGGGGGGAAGGGGAGCGACCGCGGCCCATCATGGGTGGCATCGGTCGTCAATGCGATCGGGGAGAGCCCGTACTGGAACTCGTCGGCGATCATCGTCTTGTGGGACGATTGGGGGGGCTGGTACGACAACGCGAAGCCGCCGCAGCTGGACTATCGCGGTCTGGGCTTCCGCGTTCCCTGTCTCATTATCTCGCCCTATGCCAAGATCGGTTACGTCGACCACAAGCAATACGAGTTCTCAAGCATCCTGAAGTTCATCGAAGAGGTCTACGGGACCGGGCAGATCGGTCCGGAGGCGGAAGGGTATACCGACCAGCGCGCAGCGGGTTTGGATGGGGCCTTCGACTTCAGGCAAAAGCCGCGACCCTTTACGGCGATTCCTTCGAAGTATCCGGTCTCGCACTTCCTGAACGAGCCGCCCTCAAACGAGCCCGTCGATACAGAATAAGAAAGGCGTCAGCGCAGAGGTTTCACGGCGATAACGAGTAGACGGCCCCTGCGTTATGCGCGCCGCCGGCAGTGGTCGTGCCGTAGAGCGTGCCGTTGACATTGATGAGGCCCGCGTACGGGAATCTCCCCTGCCGTAAGGCGTTGAAGTCGTGCAGCACGGTTTCCTCACCGGAGGTTGTAGACTTGTAAACCGTTCCGCACCCTGCGACGTCGCCGTATCGCAGGCACGAACCCGAACCACCGTTGGAGGTCGTACCGTAGAGCATGCCCTTGACGTCGAGCAGGCCCCCATAGGGCAACACGCCGTCGCCCGAGCCGCCGAAGCTGTGCAGCACGGTCTCCGCGCCGGAGGTCGTCATCGAGAATATTGTTCCGCTGCCGTTCGTCCCGCCGCGTTTGGTCGTGCCGTACAGCGTGCCGTTGAGGTTGAGGAGGAGCTCCTGCGTTGGGTAGGTGCCGTCCTTCGGGGCGCCTTTGAAGCTATACAGCACGGTCTCCGCGCCGGACGGCGCGATCGTATAGACCGTTCCGCAACCGCCGATCGAGCTGCAGTCCGCGCCGCCTTTCGTGGTCGTGCCGTAGAGCGTGCCATCGACGTTGATGAGGCCCGAGTATGGGTGGGCACCGTCTGGTTTACCGGTGAAGCTGTGGAGCACGCTTTCCGTGCCGGTGGGCTCGATCGCAAAGACCGTTCCGTCGCCGTGCGCGCCGCCGTTAATGGTCGTGCCGTAGAGCGTACCGTTGATGTCGAGCAGCCCCGCATCGGG
This genomic stretch from Candidatus Cybelea sp. harbors:
- a CDS encoding helix-turn-helix domain-containing protein, with the translated sequence MTAPPAHELTRIAVESRDTPLGSWTVARWSPPPACAWHGLVEQIWYFDGTLALARERVFPDGLAELIVQLDRPHRDGDSNSLDPFPAVCINGLRTRPSVVVAPQGRCRVLGICFDPAGVYSLLHASPKDLVDVTIDLRDGIGRSAAELGERCADAAQTAAWNPARNAVAAVLAAQQWLARRTASETDSAVAWTAAAIRNVRGIVSVDDIGRRLSLSRSRLAQRFLERTGVTPKRFARIVRFHRALSLLARSESIITAAAETGYYDQAHMYRDFAEFAGLTPGEFLAATRYPNSASIAEP
- a CDS encoding PP2C family protein-serine/threonine phosphatase, yielding MWSSISKAISALTAGEQAEPYYDIAAERIQNALLKIQVPEVDGLELGARAEPARLVGGDYIDVFRSGDHLLFGLGDASGKSLGAAINALMLRYLVRGLTQALGHERLEAIIGHTNQVVAEDLDDTDYFITLLLGTISATSGRLRIVNAGHEPALILRAQAQEVEVLTMHGLVLGIDRKTPYSVEECTLDFGDRAVIYTDGLTEASNTRGELYTLERLRENFLAHRELNAQELADELFEAVKTFSNGQMRDDATILVICRTQPS
- a CDS encoding TPM domain-containing protein, producing the protein MRSAGRALPVVAMAIALWPALLGVAADFKVPPTPDHFVTDSANALSSDARGSIENELQAYEHATGHQVIVYIGDTTGDVPLETWTGDSAHQWRIGRRGKDDGAILFLFMKDHKIRIEVGYGLESSLTDADSSRVINEIIRPKMRAGDTDGAVSAGVAAMLKTITPAYAAVTAPPSAEESSSPWWAGGIAIGLFSMFAVFMVIVIYIIVMQIVGSIRYGYLVLREGAPAAKKQMKSWPTWTSGGGGSSSGGGSDDFGGGGDFDAGGGDFGGGGASGSW
- a CDS encoding TPM domain-containing protein, whose product is MDLLLVEGAMISAAAVISMRAGEILVAAVPRAAGRALLALLFALPLIAASAGFTIPPVPVHFVTDNAGALSSATRASLESQLRAYETSTGHQIIVWIGQSTGDVPLETWTGETADHWKIGRKKYDDGAVLFIFMADHKVRIEVGYGLEGKLPDADAYRIIQDDIRPRMRAGDTDGAVQAGVAVMLNTITPSAANMTPPPMVSHQHTGIALNSDLWFFLAFLVFVIIVHIIRSSYYGYLVLHEGRAAARAQMRRSQLFGGAFVGGFGGGGGFGGGGGGFSAGGGGFGGGGASGGW
- a CDS encoding alkaline phosphatase family protein, giving the protein MALTRALPQSGSPSQHISHVVVIIQENRSLENFFTGYPGANAPASGCAIPEKNARPEITQRVARRVSGLHCPPGDISVTLKPITFDYVDLGHDWQSSQISWDKGRMDGFSKFCCKRGPYPAYSYVKRSLIKPYWDMAQQYVLADEMFPTEWGGSFTGHLTLVAGTDEIDQSPAESEIDTPQNTHDCDAPPGTKSSYVTSQGKVEMFKGPYPCFDQWNSIADVLDTAGVSWKYYATRRLDAGIWEPFEAMKYARYGRDWENVIAPQTRILKDSLGGHLASVSFVTPSLGDSDHPPINGGKGSDRGPSWVASVVNAIGESPYWNSSAIIVLWDDWGGWYDNAKPPQLDYRGLGFRVPCLIISPYAKIGYVDHKQYEFSSILKFIEEVYGTGQIGPEAEGYTDQRAAGLDGAFDFRQKPRPFTAIPSKYPVSHFLNEPPSNEPVDTE
- a CDS encoding choice-of-anchor tandem repeat GloVer-containing protein, with the protein product MKTVAAVILAVMIAGCGGGSTPLSPSSAGVAAERTRSRSGFSVLYSFKGHDDGRDPHAGPLIKVKGTLYGTTEYGGGLCHARCFGGTVFAITTSGKESILHSFEVGSADGKNPRADLIDGAGTLYGTTVHGGSASCYCGTVFKVTLSGAESVLYSFTGEPDGYGPDAGLLDINGTLYGTTINGGAHGDGTVFAIEPTGTESVLHSFTGKPDGAHPYSGLINVDGTLYGTTTKGGADCSSIGGCGTVYTIAPSGAETVLYSFKGAPKDGTYPTQELLLNLNGTLYGTTKRGGTNGSGTIFSMTTSGAETVLHSFGGSGDGVLPYGGLLDVKGMLYGTTSNGGSGSCLRYGDVAGCGTVYKSTTSGEETVLHDFNALRQGRFPYAGLINVNGTLYGTTTAGGAHNAGAVYSLSP